A window of Solanum stenotomum isolate F172 chromosome 3, ASM1918654v1, whole genome shotgun sequence contains these coding sequences:
- the LOC125859801 gene encoding eukaryotic translation initiation factor 5-like isoform X7, with amino-acid sequence MALQNIGASNRDDAFYRYKMPRMLTKIEGRGNGIKTNVVNMVDIAKALARPPSYTTKYFGNELGAQSKFDEKSGTALVNGAHETPKLAGLLENFIKKYVQCYGCGNPETEVIITKTQMIQLKCAACGFLSDVDMRDKLTTFILKNPPETKKGSKDKKAMRRAEKERLKEGEAADEELKKLKKETKKKVSSKDASTKPSSKKKHGSSDEDRASPPRSHVNVKEEEDEDDDDDVQWQTDTSLEAAQQRIQEQLNAATAEMVMLSTVESEKKKSKAPSPKAALVAPEISKTENGVTNHERLVREIKTNLAKGVTASKLQSSLGSLSGSPQEVITALYEALLDGVEKGFAKEVIKKKSYLAAVAQDEESQLQLLQAIEEFSGKSNSVALKEVALVLKALYDDDLLEEEYIVQWYNKGVAANKDSKIWKNVKPFVEWLQSAESESEEE; translated from the coding sequence ATGGCTTTGCAGAACATAGGTGCCAGCAACAGAGATGATGCCTTCTACAGGTATAAGATGCCCAGGATGCTTACCAAGATAGAGGGCCGTGGGAATGGCATCAAGACAAATGTGGTGAACATGGTTGATATTGCCAAAGCATTAGCAAGGCCCCCGTCCTAcacaacaaaatattttggaaatgaGCTTGGGGCTCAGtcgaaatttgatgaaaaatctGGAACTGCCCTTGTCAATGGAGCTCATGAAACTCCCAAACTTGCTGGTCTTCTTGAAAACTTTATTAAGAAATATGTTCAGTGCTATGGTTGCGGAAATCCTGAAACAGAGGTCATAATAACCAAAACTCAGATGATCCAACTAAAATGTGCTGCATGTGGTTTCCTTTCTGACGTGGACATGAGGGACAAGCTGACAACTTTTATACTTAAGAATCCGCCTGAGACGAAGAAGGGCTCCAAGGACAAGAAAGCTATGAGAAGAGCTGAGAAGGAGCGTCTGAAGGAAGGCGAGGCTGCTGATGAAGAGCTGAAGAAGCTgaagaaagaaacaaagaaaaaggtTTCCTCCAAAGATGCTAGCACAAAACCTAGTTCTAAAAAGAAACATGGTAGCTCCGATGAGGATCGTGCTTCACCTCCTAGAAGTCATGTTAATGTGAAAGAAGAGGaggatgaagatgatgatgatgatgtccAGTGGCAGACTGATACATCGTTGGAAGCTGCTCAGCAGCGTATACAAGAACAGCTAAATGCTGCGACTGCTGAAATGGTTATGCTGTCCACAGTTGAGTCAGAGAAGAAGAAGTCCAAGGCCCCAAGTCCTAAAGCTGCTTTAGTGGCACCAGAGATTTCCAAGACCGAGAATGGAGTGACAAACCATGAGAGGCTCGTTagagaaataaaaacaaatctAGCAAAGGGAGTAACTGCCAGTAAATTGCAATCCTCTTTGGGTTCTCTCTCTGGATCTCCTCAGGAAGTTATTACTGCTTTGTATGAGGCACTCTTGGATGGCGTTGAGAAAGGATTtgccaaggaggtaattaagaAGAAAAGCTACCTTGCTGCCGTTGCTCAAGACGAGGAGTCTCAACTACAATTGCTTCAAGCTATAGAAGAGTTCTCTGGGAAATCCAACTCAGTTGCACTGAAGGAAGTGGCTCTGGTTTTGAAAGCTTTGTACGATGATGATCTGTTGGAAGAGGAATATATAGTACAGTGGTACAACAAGGGTGTTGCTGCGAACAAGGACTCCAAAATTTGGAAGAATGTCAAACCCTTTGTCGAATGGCTACAGAGTGCTGAGTCCGAGTCCGAAGAGGAATGA